The following proteins are encoded in a genomic region of Tenacibaculum sp. 190524A05c:
- a CDS encoding T9SS type B sorting domain-containing protein produces the protein MTFVPDDNFEQVLIDQGFDTPPLDDFVPTDNIKDVDELFILNFNISDLTGIEDFRALEHLQVNNNNLTELDVSSLTKLVTLACENNKLTKLDVTWNTRLENLFIDNNEIEVLDTTNNPLLEFITINNNKIQSLDLSGSEFLKLVELDNNNLNFVDLRNENNTNIETITIRNNPNLTCIFVDDASYSNTNWTNKDATSFYVETERECYNLTCGTEIDTLEDVEICEPYELPSLTHGNYYTLSGGLGDQLFPGDIINETQIIFIYNIDPDDENCFRETSFKVTICTVTINQTFPSFFTPNQDGINDFWRVSSDLPIQSIHIFDRFGSLLVTIPKDEGWDGLSNGRKMPSNTYWYKVIFEDNTSKVGSFSLLRK, from the coding sequence ATGACTTTCGTTCCGGACGATAATTTTGAGCAGGTTCTTATTGACCAAGGATTTGATACACCTCCTTTAGATGATTTTGTTCCCACAGATAACATTAAAGATGTTGATGAATTATTTATTCTCAATTTTAATATTTCCGACTTAACAGGTATTGAAGATTTTAGAGCATTAGAACATTTACAAGTAAACAATAACAACTTAACAGAACTTGATGTTTCTTCTTTAACAAAATTAGTAACCTTAGCTTGTGAAAATAATAAACTTACCAAACTAGATGTTACTTGGAATACTAGACTTGAAAACCTTTTTATTGATAATAATGAAATAGAAGTATTAGATACAACTAACAATCCTTTACTCGAATTTATTACTATTAATAATAATAAAATTCAAAGTTTAGATCTAAGTGGAAGTGAGTTTTTAAAATTAGTTGAGTTGGATAATAACAACTTAAATTTTGTAGACTTAAGAAATGAAAACAATACTAATATAGAGACTATTACAATTCGAAATAATCCTAATCTTACTTGTATTTTTGTAGATGATGCTTCTTATAGCAATACCAATTGGACGAATAAAGATGCCACTTCATTTTATGTTGAAACTGAGAGAGAATGTTATAACTTGACTTGTGGAACGGAAATAGATACTTTAGAAGATGTTGAAATTTGTGAACCCTATGAACTTCCAAGTTTAACTCATGGAAATTATTATACTTTGTCTGGTGGTTTAGGAGATCAATTATTCCCAGGTGATATAATAAATGAAACGCAAATAATATTTATTTATAATATTGATCCTGATGATGAAAACTGCTTTAGAGAAACAAGCTTTAAAGTAACTATATGTACGGTTACTATTAATCAAACTTTTCCCTCATTTTTTACACCTAACCAAGATGGTATAAATGATTTCTGGAGAGTAAGTTCAGACCTACCTATACAATCTATTCACATATTCGATCGCTTTGGATCTTTATTGGTTACTATTCCGAAAGATGAAGGTTGGGATGGTTTGTCTAATGGACGAAAAATGCCATCGAATACATATTGGTATAAAGTAATTTTTGAAGACAACACTTCTAAGGTTGGTAGTTTTTCATTATTGAGAAAGTAG
- the recA gene encoding recombinase RecA, which produces MAADKEKEAKLKALQLTLDKLDKSYGKGTVMKLGDKVIDDVDAISSGSLGLDLALGVGGYPRGRIIEIYGPESSGKTTLTLHAIAEAQKAGGIAAFIDAEHAFDRFYAESLGIDVDNLIISQPDHGEQALEIADNLIRSGAIDIVVVDSVAALTPKSEIEGEMGDSKMGLHARLMSQALRKLTATISKTNCTVIFINQLREKIGVMFGNPETTTGGNALKFYASVRLDIRRRTQIKDGDRVIGNSTKVKVVKNKVAPPFQTAEFDIMYGAGVSKVGEILDIGVELGIVKKSGSWFSYGDTKLGQGRDAVKGLIKDNPELMEELETKIKDAIENQE; this is translated from the coding sequence ATGGCAGCAGATAAAGAAAAAGAAGCGAAATTAAAAGCGCTTCAACTTACTCTAGATAAATTAGATAAGTCTTACGGAAAAGGAACAGTAATGAAGTTGGGTGATAAAGTGATTGATGATGTAGATGCTATTTCTTCAGGATCTTTAGGATTAGATTTAGCCTTAGGAGTTGGAGGATATCCAAGGGGAAGAATCATTGAAATATACGGACCAGAATCTTCTGGTAAAACAACATTAACTTTACATGCAATTGCAGAAGCTCAAAAAGCAGGTGGAATTGCTGCTTTTATTGATGCAGAACACGCTTTTGATCGTTTTTATGCAGAAAGCTTAGGAATTGATGTAGATAACTTAATTATCTCTCAACCAGATCATGGAGAGCAAGCTTTAGAAATTGCAGATAACCTAATTCGTTCGGGTGCAATTGATATCGTAGTTGTCGATTCTGTTGCGGCATTAACTCCAAAATCTGAGATTGAAGGAGAAATGGGAGATTCTAAAATGGGATTACATGCACGTTTAATGTCTCAAGCATTACGTAAATTAACAGCTACAATTAGTAAAACAAATTGTACAGTAATTTTCATTAACCAGTTACGTGAAAAGATTGGTGTAATGTTCGGAAATCCTGAAACAACTACTGGTGGTAACGCTTTAAAATTCTACGCTTCTGTTCGTTTAGATATTCGTAGAAGAACTCAAATTAAAGACGGCGATCGTGTTATTGGTAACAGTACGAAAGTAAAAGTAGTTAAAAACAAAGTTGCTCCACCTTTCCAAACTGCTGAGTTTGATATTATGTATGGAGCTGGAGTTTCTAAAGTTGGAGAGATTTTAGATATCGGAGTTGAGTTAGGTATTGTTAAGAAAAGTGGATCTTGGTTTAGCTATGGAGACACTAAATTAGGTCAAGGTAGAGATGCAGTTAAAGGTCTAATTAAAGATAATCCTGAGTTAATGGAAGAACTAGAAACTAAAATTAAAGACGCTATTGAGAATCAAGAATAG
- a CDS encoding AraC family transcriptional regulator has translation METKEFYKQRLQQVVSYVRTKYNQKISIDELEHLSSFSYRNLQRVFKALYSETIGAYVTRLKVENAAKMLVYSQKEIKLIAEEVGYSDVFAFSKAFKKHFGISPSKYRDKKEELFKKSEEITEEIMPFFEERITVLPKKRVVYTTFKGDYYSTDLDAVWDDFIEKSERIGIDVDAAESFGIIWDEPIISEKLSYHYDACLVIDDLELANSKFNVKTIASQTYAVFEHLGSYKTIADTYDKIFSKWLFTTNHEIIEKPFLEFYILHDGNTSNEDDYKTEIFIPIEG, from the coding sequence ATGGAAACAAAAGAATTCTATAAACAACGGTTGCAACAAGTAGTTTCCTACGTAAGAACGAAATACAATCAAAAGATTTCGATTGATGAATTAGAGCATCTATCTAGTTTCTCATATAGAAATCTACAGAGAGTGTTTAAAGCTTTGTATAGTGAAACTATTGGAGCTTATGTAACAAGATTGAAGGTAGAAAACGCGGCAAAAATGTTAGTTTATTCACAAAAGGAAATAAAACTTATTGCTGAGGAAGTAGGATATTCAGATGTCTTTGCTTTTAGTAAAGCATTTAAAAAACACTTTGGTATTTCGCCTTCAAAGTATAGAGATAAAAAGGAAGAATTATTTAAGAAAAGCGAAGAAATAACAGAAGAGATTATGCCTTTTTTTGAGGAAAGAATTACTGTTTTACCAAAGAAAAGAGTTGTGTACACCACTTTTAAAGGAGATTATTATAGTACAGACTTAGATGCTGTTTGGGATGATTTTATTGAGAAATCAGAAAGAATTGGGATTGATGTTGATGCTGCTGAATCATTTGGAATTATATGGGATGAACCTATTATATCTGAAAAGTTAAGCTATCATTATGATGCATGTTTGGTTATTGATGATTTGGAGTTAGCTAATTCAAAATTTAATGTAAAAACAATAGCTTCACAAACCTATGCAGTTTTTGAACATTTAGGTTCATATAAAACCATTGCTGATACTTACGATAAGATATTTTCGAAATGGTTGTTTACAACAAATCATGAAATCATTGAAAAGCCATTTTTGGAATTTTATATTCTTCATGATGGAAATACTTCTAATGAAGATGATTATAAAACAGAAATTTTTATCCCCATAGAAGGCTGA